The Nitrospirota bacterium genome contains a region encoding:
- the asnS gene encoding asparagine--tRNA ligase, with the protein MTRSLIKDLLGDGFTGQQATVCGWVRTKRESKGFAFLVLNDGSSQDTLQLVVPQNSGAFRELHRCNTGAAIMAKGVLRESPGKGQKFELEVSEIIVFGESDPNRYPLQKKGHTLEFLREIGHLRSRTNTFGAVFRVRNIIAASVHEFFQERGFIWVHTPIITSSDCEGAGELFSVTSLDLANLPRKENGEVDFTQDFFGRRAFLTVSGQLEAEFLAMSLGNVYTFGPTFRAENSNTTRHLSEFWMIEPEMAFADLADDMRLAEDFFRFLCRSVIERGEDELAFLGKQYGRISVEEMQSLSETPFTRISYSDAILELKSSGESFEFPAEWGADLQSEHERYLTDRVFRGAVIVTDYPAEIKAFYMRLNPDGKTVAAMDVLVPKIGEIMGGSQREERTEVLEERMRQAGVPVENLQWYLDLRRFGSAPHAGFGLGFERFVQYVTGMANIRDVIPCPRAPHTIGI; encoded by the coding sequence GTGACACGATCATTGATAAAGGATCTCCTTGGAGACGGCTTCACGGGACAGCAGGCAACAGTATGCGGCTGGGTCCGGACAAAACGTGAATCGAAAGGCTTTGCCTTCCTGGTGCTGAATGACGGCTCATCACAGGATACCCTTCAACTCGTAGTCCCGCAGAACTCGGGGGCATTCAGGGAACTTCACCGGTGCAACACCGGCGCAGCAATCATGGCAAAAGGAGTTCTGCGGGAGTCTCCCGGCAAGGGACAGAAGTTCGAACTCGAGGTATCTGAGATTATAGTATTCGGTGAATCAGACCCCAACAGATACCCTCTGCAGAAAAAGGGGCATACCCTCGAATTCCTCAGGGAGATCGGGCATCTCCGGTCAAGAACCAACACATTTGGCGCGGTCTTCAGGGTCCGCAATATCATTGCCGCTTCTGTTCACGAATTCTTTCAGGAGCGCGGCTTCATTTGGGTGCATACCCCGATTATCACCTCCAGTGACTGCGAGGGGGCAGGTGAATTATTTTCCGTTACATCACTTGACCTTGCAAACCTTCCGAGGAAGGAAAACGGCGAGGTTGATTTCACTCAGGACTTCTTCGGCAGGCGGGCCTTTCTCACTGTCAGCGGTCAGCTTGAGGCTGAGTTCCTTGCCATGTCGCTCGGCAATGTGTATACCTTCGGACCGACTTTCAGGGCGGAAAATTCGAATACCACCAGACATCTTTCCGAGTTCTGGATGATCGAACCCGAGATGGCATTCGCAGATCTTGCTGATGACATGCGTCTTGCAGAGGATTTCTTCCGTTTTCTCTGCAGAAGCGTCATTGAAAGGGGAGAGGATGAACTCGCGTTCCTGGGAAAACAGTATGGAAGGATCTCTGTGGAAGAGATGCAGAGTCTCTCTGAAACGCCGTTTACCCGCATCTCATATTCGGATGCGATACTGGAACTGAAGAGTTCCGGAGAATCGTTTGAGTTTCCTGCCGAATGGGGCGCTGACCTTCAGTCCGAGCATGAACGGTATCTCACAGACAGGGTTTTCAGGGGTGCTGTTATCGTGACAGATTATCCTGCAGAGATCAAAGCATTCTATATGAGGCTGAACCCGGATGGCAAAACTGTTGCAGCGATGGACGTCCTTGTTCCGAAAATCGGGGAAATAATGGGCGGAAGCCAGCGCGAAGAAAGGACTGAGGTACTGGAGGAACGGATGCGGCAGGCCGGAGTTCCCGTGGAAAACCTCCAGTGGTATCTGGATCTCCGACGATTCGGCTCTGCTCCCCATGCGGGATTCGGACTGGGATTCGAACGTTTTGTGCAGTATGTCACCGGCATGGCCAATATCAGGGATGTTATCCCATGCCCGCGGGCGCCTCATACTATCGGGATCTGA